The sequence AGTCCGTTACCCGGAGCAGTGGATGTGGCTCTACCCAAGGTGGGCCTCGACGACGGGAGATCGCTGAGATGCTCATCGCGCTGGACCCGGGGACCGACAAGTTCGGATGGGCCCTTTCGAGCGACTCGGGCGACCTGCTCCTCTCCGGTCTCTCCGCGGTAGGTGAGCTCGAAGCCTGGGCCGGCGCCGTCCTGCGAGGGGACTTGTTCTACCTTGAAGAAAGGGCGCTTGAAAAGGCTCCCGGCGAAGACGGCCGGGCCTTCCCCGATTTCGTCATCGTCGGTTCCGGTACCGGAAGTGCCGAATGCATAAAAAAGCTGGTTTCTTCGGGGCTTAGGGTTGAAAAGGTATCCGAAGAATTCTCAACGGAAAGAGGAAGGGAGCTCTACTGGCTTATCCATCCCCCGAGGGGACTGAGGCGCCTCCTTCCCAAAGGGCTGCTGGTTCCTCCCCGAACTATTGACGACTTGGCCGCATGGAGCCTGATCCTCCAATATCTTGGCCGCGGTAGGGATCACTTTCGGGTGTGAAGGGCTGACGATTCCGCCGTCCGGCTGGGATGTTGCAGTGGATCAGCCGGTGTTGTAGATCCTCTCCAGGCAGGCTTCGGCCAGGGATTCGAGGCTGGACACCATCCCCTTGGGGTCAAGCCCGGAAGCCTTGTAAGCGAGGGGTAGCTCGGTACAGGCTCCGACCACGGG comes from Thermovirga sp. and encodes:
- a CDS encoding endonuclease — its product is MLIALDPGTDKFGWALSSDSGDLLLSGLSAVGELEAWAGAVLRGDLFYLEERALEKAPGEDGRAFPDFVIVGSGTGSAECIKKLVSSGLRVEKVSEEFSTERGRELYWLIHPPRGLRRLLPKGLLVPPRTIDDLAAWSLILQYLGRGRDHFRV